The sequence below is a genomic window from Halosolutus gelatinilyticus.
GGATACACGACGAGCGCGGAGCGAAGTTCACGGAGTTCGGCGGCTGGGACATGCCGGTCGAGTTCGATTCGATCCGCGAGGAACACGAGGCCGTTCGCACGGCCGCCGGGAAGTTCGACGTCTCGCACATGGGCCAGATTCACGTCACCGGTCCCGACGCGACGACGCTGATGCAACGGCTCACGTCGAACGACGTATCGCGACTCGACGTCGGTGGCTCGCAGTACGCGACGATCACGGACGAAGACGGCACCATCCTCGACGATACCGTCGTCTACCGGCTCCCGGATGAGGACGGCGATTCGACCTACCTCTTCGTGCCCAACGCGGGCAACGACGAGGCGATGCACGAGCGCTGGATCGGCTACCGCAACGAGTGGGACCTCGACGTTACCGTCGACAACCAGACCGACGAGTACGCGATGTTCGCCGTGCAGGGACCCGACGCGGCGAATCTCGTCGGCAGCGCGGCCGAGGAATCGATCACCGACCTGAACCGCTTCGAGGCCAGGTACGCGACCGTCGAGGACGTCACCTGCTGGACGGCTCGCACCGGCTACACCGGCGAGGACGGGTTCGAGCTGATCCTGCCCTGGGCCGAGGCCGAGCGGCTCTGGTCGGCGTTCGACTGTCAGCCCTGCGGCCTCGGCGCCCGCGACACGTTGCGGATCGAAGCCGGGTTGTTGCTCGCCGGGCAAGACTTCGACGCCGAGTCGAACCCCCGGACGCCGTACGAGGCCGGCATCGGCTTTACGGTCCAGCTGGACACCGAGTTCGTCGGCCGCGACGCGTTGAAGCGGATCGAAGCGGACGGCGTCGAGGAGATCCTCGTCGGCTTCACGCTGATCGACCGCGGCGTCCCGCGACACGGCTACGACATCACGAACACGGAGAGTCGAGTCGTCGGCACCGTCACCAGCGGAACGATGAGTCCCAGTCTCGAGAAGCCGATCGGGCTGGGCTACGTGCCGATCGAGTACGCAGATCCCGGCACGACGCTGCAGGTGATCGTCCGCGGCCAGTCGAAAAAAGCAAGAGTTGAAACCACACCGTTCATCGATACAGTCTAATGAGCTTCGAAACCCCCGAGGACCGACGGTATCTAGAATCGCACGAGTGGGCGCTCGAGACCAACGGCGTCGTCCGCGTCGGCATCACCGATTTCGCGCAGGACGAACTGGGCGACGTCGTCTTCGTCGAACTCCCCGACGAGGGCGACGCGGTCACGCAAGAGGAAGAGTTCGGCGTCATCGAGTCGATCAAGGCGGTGTCGGACCTCTACGCGCCCGTCAGCGGGGAGGTCGTCTCGATCAACGAGACCCTGTTCGACTCGCCGGAACTCGTCAACGACGATCCGTTCGGCGAGGGCTGGATGCTCGAGATCGAGCCCGACGACGCGGCCGAGATCGACGACCTGCTCTCCCCCGACGAGTACGAGTCCCAGATCGCCTGATCCGTTCTCCCTCGCTACCGTTCGAATTCCCGCGGGCACCGAGCGAACGCCCCGAAACTGCATCGAATCACTCGGCCGAGGATACCCGGTTTACCGCTATCAGCACCGCTCCCACGAGCACGATCGTCGCGGCGCTCCAGAGGAGCCAGCCGATCGGCTCGTCGACGATCGCCACGATCGCGAGCGTCGCCAGAAACGCGACGAACACGGCGAGCGTCAGGCGTTCGGTTCGATCCAGGGTCGGACGTTCGGTCACGGGGTCGGAGTTGGAAACGATCGGTCGTCGCCGGGGCGATCGACCGTCACTCGATCGCGACGAGTTCGTCGAGCAACTCGTCTAACGGAGCGGTCGTCACGGCCAGTGCGTAGCCGTCGATGCGGGCGAGATCCTGCGCGTGATCCCACAGTTCGTCCTCTTCGAGGCCGTGAAGGATCACGGCGTTAGGCGTCGGGTTGACGACCCGGAGCGCGATCCCGACGCCCTCGCCGCGGGTGACGTTGGTGAACACCAGCACGCGGTTCGTGCTCTGTCCGTACAGTCGGAAGAACTCCTCGCTCGAGAGGCGGGTGATCGCCTCGATGCTGTCGATGACCGTGTGGCCGCTGATCCGATCGGTCGTGCCGGCGGTGATCTGGGTCGCGTCGATCCGATCGTACAGTCGGTGCAGGGGGATCGACGTCGCGTACTCCCGGAGATCGAGGACGACGTCGCTCTCGAACCCGGCCGACAGCACGCGCCCGTACTGGCGAATCCGATCGCCGCCGCGGCGTTCGTCGATCGCGAGCAATCCGTCGACGAGCCGGCTGACGACGCCGATTCCGGGACTCTCCCGGCGTCCGCTCTCGTAGTCGGAGATGACCGACGAAGAGACGTCGATCTCCGCCGCGAGGTCCGTCTGCGAGACGTCGAAGTCCGTTCGCCACTTGCGCAACGTTGCGCCGGGGTCGTCGCTCAGCGTGATCTCCCCGGCGATCTTCTCTGCGAGTTCCTGTTTCGGCCCGCGTCCGCCCATGTGCGTCGGTTGCGTGGCCGCGTCAAGTAGCTTCTGGAGCGCGATCGACTATCGAGTCGCCGGCGGGCTCCGGGCACCGAGTCGCTAGTGGATTCCGATTGCCGCCTTCAATCGCCGATACCGCTCGCCGTCCGTCCTCGTCGCCCGGGGTATCGGTTCGACGATCGAAGGCGTCGGCGAACCGGACCGACCCGGCGAGAAAGAGAGCGCAGAACAGCCCCGCCGATCCGCTTACGCGTTGTTCATTCGCGTGCTATCGCGGTGACCACAGCGCACGCACTCCCGAACCCGATACGGTTCGCGGGAGTAGCGGGCGTTTTCGCCGTCGGTCGCCTCGGTTACGAGTTGGATCGAAATTTCGTGGAGCGTGTCGGTTTCGCAGATCTCACACGGTTCGGTCATCCCGTTTGATACGCCGTTGGTCGTCGCCATACCCGTCCATCACACCTCCCCGTAATATATCGTCGACAGCGACTTCGCCCCCGGAAAAGAGGTATAAATAGGCATTCTCACGAACTGAAAACGCCCGCCGATCGGCCCCCGAGGACCGGTCGAGCGAGCGACGCGGCACTGCAGCGGGCGCCCGATCGTCGATTGCAGGCGCGATCCCCTCGATCGACGACGTCTGATTCCGCTACAATACCTCAGAACGAAATACATTCTCCGATACTCGGAACACATTTAGCGGTGAACCACCAAGGCGATTTCATATGGACGACGAATCGTCGATCGAGGAAATTCTCAACACGATCGGGGACAAACACGCTCGAACCGTCCTCGCCTCGATCAGCCGCGAGCCGGGTTCGGCGAAGGAACTCGCGGAACGCCTCGATCTGTCCCAGCCGACGATCTACCGACGCCTCGAACTCCTCGCGGAGAACGACCTCATCAAGGACCGCACCCTCGTCGCCGACGACGGGAACCACTACAAGGAGTATCGGTGTAACTTCAACAGTACGGTCATCTCGCTGGAAGACGACGAGTACGACGTTCGAATCTTCCGCGAAGAGAACCTTCCGGACCGCTTTTCACAGCTCTGGGACGAACTCAACGTCAACTAGCGATGCGATCGTCCCACCTCGCGATCCGATCCGTTCACCCGCGATCGCGCGTCGTCGATCGGTCGGAGAGTACGCGACGCGGTGATCTCGGATGACGGACCTCACCGCGGCGGTTCTCATGCTGTTGCAGATGACGGTCTTCGCGCTCTCGCTGGGACTGACGCTCATCAGCTTCCAGTCGTACAGACAGCGACAATCGAAGCGGCTGGAATCCGCGTTTATCGGGTTCGCCTTCCTCAGCATGGGCGTCGGGCTCACGACGAT
It includes:
- the gcvH gene encoding glycine cleavage system protein GcvH, encoding MSFETPEDRRYLESHEWALETNGVVRVGITDFAQDELGDVVFVELPDEGDAVTQEEEFGVIESIKAVSDLYAPVSGEVVSINETLFDSPELVNDDPFGEGWMLEIEPDDAAEIDDLLSPDEYESQIA
- a CDS encoding helix-turn-helix domain-containing protein, with product MGGRGPKQELAEKIAGEITLSDDPGATLRKWRTDFDVSQTDLAAEIDVSSSVISDYESGRRESPGIGVVSRLVDGLLAIDERRGGDRIRQYGRVLSAGFESDVVLDLREYATSIPLHRLYDRIDATQITAGTTDRISGHTVIDSIEAITRLSSEEFFRLYGQSTNRVLVFTNVTRGEGVGIALRVVNPTPNAVILHGLEEDELWDHAQDLARIDGYALAVTTAPLDELLDELVAIE
- a CDS encoding ArsR/SmtB family transcription factor produces the protein MDDESSIEEILNTIGDKHARTVLASISREPGSAKELAERLDLSQPTIYRRLELLAENDLIKDRTLVADDGNHYKEYRCNFNSTVISLEDDEYDVRIFREENLPDRFSQLWDELNVN
- a CDS encoding DUF7521 family protein translates to MTDLTAAVLMLLQMTVFALSLGLTLISFQSYRQRQSKRLESAFIGFAFLSMGVGLTTITSQLSDPMTLFYVAETVPFIVGFGMLYVSLYR